From the genome of Calliopsis andreniformis isolate RMS-2024a unplaced genomic scaffold, iyCalAndr_principal scaffold0022, whole genome shotgun sequence, one region includes:
- the LOC143187231 gene encoding uncharacterized protein LOC143187231: MALAFSSRPIRVQMLALRGMKLNVRLYVVALTRARSLSVWYDAQAKITFCSKLLVFDECQSRFRSSTVPFLALLSSFLFFIFYVPILVHISAGSQMVGLEQSSVNPIPKVNLFLSASLLS; this comes from the exons ATGGCTCTCGCGTTTTCGTCACGACCGATACGCGTTCAAATGCTCGCTCTCCGTGGAATGAAATTAAACGTTAGGTTGTATGTAGTTGCATTAACGCGTGCGCGATCCTTGTCGGTGTGGTATGACGCACAGGCAAAGATTACGTTTTGCTCGAAATTACTTGTTTTCGATGAATGCCAATCCAGATTTCGTTCGTCGACTGTACCCTTCCTAGCCCTTCTTTCGTCATTTCTATTCTTCATTTTTTATGTACCTATATTGGTACATATCTCGGCAGGCTCGCAAATGGTAGGGTTGGAACAGAGCTCGGTAAACCCCATTCCGAAAGTGAATCTTTTCCTTTCAGCATCTCTTTTAAG TTGA